In a single window of the Streptomyces sp. NBC_00353 genome:
- a CDS encoding HAD family hydrolase: MRYELVIFDNDGVLVDSEPISNTILSGYLTELGHPTSYEESLRDYMGSAVHRIHDLVEERTGEKLPADFDETLHSRIFAAFQQELEPVEGVADVLGKLVADGVPYCVASSGNHDRIRVGHRKTGLDQWFEEEWIFSAEDVGQGKPAPDLFLHAAERMGVPPERCVVIEDSPLGVEAARAAGMDVYGFTSMMPADRLAGVTGCFSDMAQLRELLA, from the coding sequence ATGCGCTACGAACTGGTCATCTTCGACAACGATGGTGTGCTCGTCGACAGTGAGCCGATCTCCAACACCATCCTCTCCGGCTACCTGACCGAGCTCGGTCACCCCACCTCGTACGAGGAATCGCTCCGTGACTACATGGGGTCTGCCGTGCACCGGATCCACGACCTCGTCGAGGAGAGGACCGGGGAGAAGCTGCCCGCGGACTTCGACGAGACGCTCCACTCCCGGATCTTCGCCGCGTTCCAGCAAGAGCTGGAGCCGGTCGAAGGGGTCGCCGACGTGCTGGGAAAGCTCGTCGCCGACGGGGTTCCGTACTGCGTCGCCTCGTCCGGGAACCACGATCGGATCCGGGTCGGGCACCGAAAGACCGGGCTCGACCAGTGGTTCGAGGAGGAGTGGATCTTCAGCGCGGAGGACGTGGGTCAGGGCAAGCCGGCGCCCGACCTGTTCCTCCATGCCGCTGAGCGGATGGGCGTTCCGCCCGAGAGGTGTGTCGTCATCGAGGACAGCCCGCTCGGTGTGGAGGCGGCCCGGGCCGCGGGGATGGATGTGTACGGGTTCACGTCGATGATGCCCGCCGACCGGCTCGCCGGGGTGACCGGCTGCTTCTCCGACATGGCTCAACTGCGGGAATTGCTCGCCTGA
- a CDS encoding NAD-dependent epimerase/dehydratase family protein yields the protein MGKVVLVTGAARQLGGRFVRRIQRDPEVDRVIAVDAIAPGHQLGDADFVRADIRQPAIARVLAEHTVDTVVHLDVSGKALGAGGRTTVKETNVIGTMQLLGACQKSPTVRRLVIKSSTGVYGSAPRDPAVFTETTPPKSLPSGGFAKDAVEVEGYVRGFARRRPDVAVCVLRFANILGPDADSPLADYLSLPVLPTVFGYDPRLQFVHEDDVIDVLRIASHEPRRGTLNSGTFNIAGDGVLLLSQCSRRLGRPTMPVPLPAVTWVGQALRTVGMTDFSPEQIRLLTHGRVVSTVQMRETLGFHPGFTTAETFADFARNQAPGLLPPEMVGRAVDRLAAMPFAGGTGEVPGITGADDTQPTHSAR from the coding sequence TTGGGGAAGGTCGTGCTCGTCACGGGAGCGGCCCGGCAGCTGGGCGGCCGATTCGTGCGGCGCATCCAGCGTGACCCGGAGGTGGACCGGGTGATCGCCGTCGACGCGATCGCGCCGGGGCACCAATTGGGTGATGCCGACTTCGTCCGCGCGGACATCCGCCAGCCCGCGATCGCCAGAGTCCTCGCCGAGCACACCGTCGACACGGTCGTGCATCTGGACGTCAGCGGCAAGGCGCTCGGGGCCGGTGGCCGCACCACGGTCAAGGAGACCAATGTCATCGGCACCATGCAGCTGCTCGGTGCCTGCCAGAAGTCGCCGACGGTGCGGCGGCTGGTGATCAAGTCCAGTACGGGTGTGTACGGCTCCGCCCCGCGCGATCCGGCGGTCTTCACCGAGACCACCCCGCCCAAGTCCCTGCCGAGCGGGGGCTTCGCGAAGGACGCGGTGGAGGTAGAGGGGTACGTACGGGGCTTCGCGCGCCGCAGACCGGACGTCGCCGTGTGCGTGCTGAGGTTCGCGAACATCCTGGGGCCGGACGCGGACTCGCCGCTCGCCGACTATCTGTCGCTGCCCGTCCTGCCGACCGTGTTCGGGTACGACCCCCGGCTCCAGTTCGTCCACGAGGACGACGTCATCGACGTACTGAGGATCGCCTCGCACGAACCGCGGCGCGGGACGCTGAACAGTGGCACGTTCAATATCGCGGGCGACGGGGTGCTGCTGCTGTCGCAGTGTTCGCGGCGGCTCGGGCGGCCGACGATGCCGGTGCCCCTGCCCGCCGTCACCTGGGTGGGCCAAGCCCTCCGCACCGTCGGCATGACGGACTTCTCACCGGAGCAGATCCGGCTGCTGACGCACGGCAGGGTGGTCTCCACCGTGCAGATGCGCGAGACGCTGGGCTTCCACCCGGGATTCACCACCGCGGAGACGTTCGCGGACTTCGCGCGGAACCAGGCGCCGGGACTGCTGCCGCCCGAGATGGTCGGCAGGGCCGTCGACCGGCTGGCGGCGATGCCGTTCGCCGGTGGGACCGGCGAGGTTCCGGGGATCACCGGGGCCGACGACACACAACCGACCCACAGCGCGAGATAG
- a CDS encoding phosphatase, with protein MLSTGALRAHLLAARLAGPVATSREVSLRSYRLFAARDPRVLLGLNPEWGWEECDLLRLMADKCGVSDDPAHVSGPDVIDPERTLAGLDAFAERLSNVAARRAPVLFGTGHPHRLLGFYAALADALSAAGCVVLTPAQGRCIDITTRFGVRTYNLDYVRGVALVREPGVRDRGSEPGAHTHSPLPVRVALEAAVAAHGRLPELVVGDHGWVCGAGQLGIEAIGLADTDDPALFVGEAEGQVSVAVPLDDAVQSAYYRPLTRYVLNRACLSQ; from the coding sequence GTGTTGAGCACCGGAGCGCTGCGTGCGCATCTGCTGGCGGCCCGGCTGGCCGGGCCCGTGGCCACCTCGCGGGAGGTGAGCTTGCGGAGCTATCGGCTGTTCGCGGCGAGGGACCCGCGGGTGCTGCTCGGGCTCAACCCCGAATGGGGGTGGGAGGAGTGCGATCTGCTTCGGTTGATGGCCGACAAGTGCGGAGTCTCGGACGATCCTGCTCATGTTTCGGGTCCCGATGTGATCGATCCGGAGCGCACCTTGGCTGGTCTGGACGCGTTTGCCGAGCGGTTGTCGAATGTGGCCGCCCGGCGGGCACCGGTGCTGTTCGGGACCGGCCATCCGCACCGGCTGCTCGGCTTCTACGCCGCGTTGGCAGACGCTTTGTCGGCGGCCGGCTGCGTCGTACTCACCCCGGCGCAGGGGCGATGTATCGACATAACGACCCGGTTCGGCGTACGCACCTACAACCTTGATTACGTACGGGGAGTCGCTCTGGTGCGCGAACCCGGCGTGCGGGACCGTGGTAGTGAGCCGGGCGCACATACCCACTCGCCGCTGCCGGTTCGGGTGGCGCTGGAGGCTGCGGTGGCTGCCCACGGGCGGCTGCCCGAACTGGTCGTCGGGGACCACGGATGGGTCTGCGGGGCAGGTCAGCTGGGTATTGAGGCGATCGGCCTGGCGGATACGGACGATCCCGCGCTGTTCGTCGGCGAGGCCGAGGGGCAGGTGTCGGTCGCCGTTCCGCTTGATGACGCCGTTCAGTCCGCCTACTACCGGCCGCTCACTCGCTATGTACTCAATCGGGCGTGTCTGTCACAGTAG
- a CDS encoding 30S ribosomal protein bS22 produces the protein MGSVIKKRRKRMAKKKHRKLLKRTRVQRRNKK, from the coding sequence GTGGGCTCTGTTATCAAGAAGCGGCGCAAGCGGATGGCCAAGAAGAAGCACCGCAAGCTGCTCAAGCGCACGCGCGTTCAGCGTCGCAACAAGAAGTAA
- a CDS encoding MFS transporter: MKDARLRHGRASLALSFFVQGVTFALLVTRIPAIQDRYGISDGLLPVFLAAVPILAGVGSVVTEKVVARVRPRGVLRWAQPVVLLALLGVGAGSELWQAAVALGVFGLSVGALDASMNMMGVSLQRAYGRSIMLGFHAAYSLGGIAGASMAWAGAHWDLTLLVSYLPAVVVLLPAAFIASRWYVEGAEGKAEGDGPPGEVSSGVSVSFKLLMPLCLVMSFAYIGDSTVSNWSAKYLQDVLGSSEQLSTVPYNVYMVTTLLGRAVGDFGVRRFGAVAVVRFGSVLAAAGFGVVAVASGAWIGMLGFTMLGLGLCVIVPQTFAAAGRMFPGASDTAIARLNVFNYVGFLVGSPLVGALGDAWSYRGAMLVPMVLVLATLVYAKSFGPEPARYGGGHERPRTVDVG; the protein is encoded by the coding sequence ATGAAGGATGCGCGGTTGCGGCACGGTAGGGCCTCCTTGGCGTTGAGTTTCTTCGTGCAGGGAGTCACCTTTGCCCTGCTCGTGACGCGTATTCCTGCCATTCAGGACCGGTACGGGATATCCGACGGTCTGCTGCCCGTGTTCCTTGCCGCCGTGCCCATCCTGGCCGGCGTGGGCAGCGTGGTCACCGAGAAGGTGGTCGCGCGGGTACGGCCCCGGGGCGTGCTCAGGTGGGCGCAGCCCGTCGTACTGCTGGCGCTGCTCGGTGTCGGGGCCGGCAGCGAGCTGTGGCAAGCGGCCGTGGCGCTCGGTGTGTTCGGGCTGTCCGTCGGGGCGCTCGATGCTTCCATGAACATGATGGGGGTCAGCCTCCAGCGGGCGTACGGGCGCAGCATCATGCTCGGGTTCCATGCCGCGTACAGCCTAGGTGGGATCGCCGGGGCGTCGATGGCGTGGGCCGGGGCGCACTGGGATCTGACGCTGCTGGTCTCGTATCTTCCGGCGGTCGTCGTGCTGCTGCCGGCCGCGTTCATCGCGAGCCGGTGGTACGTCGAGGGTGCCGAGGGGAAGGCGGAGGGCGACGGGCCGCCGGGAGAGGTCTCCTCGGGGGTCTCGGTCTCGTTCAAGCTGCTGATGCCGCTCTGTCTGGTGATGAGCTTCGCGTACATCGGGGACTCGACGGTCTCCAACTGGAGCGCGAAGTATCTGCAGGACGTGCTGGGGAGCTCGGAGCAGCTGTCGACCGTTCCGTACAACGTCTACATGGTGACGACGCTGCTGGGGCGGGCCGTGGGGGACTTCGGGGTGCGGCGGTTCGGCGCCGTGGCTGTCGTGCGGTTCGGGAGTGTGCTGGCCGCGGCCGGGTTCGGGGTGGTGGCGGTTGCTTCCGGTGCGTGGATCGGGATGCTGGGGTTCACCATGCTGGGGCTGGGGCTCTGTGTGATCGTGCCTCAGACGTTCGCGGCGGCGGGGCGGATGTTCCCCGGTGCGAGCGATACGGCGATCGCGCGGCTGAACGTCTTCAACTATGTGGGGTTCCTGGTGGGGTCGCCGTTGGTCGGGGCGCTGGGGGACGCGTGGAGTTACCGGGGCGCGATGCTCGTCCCGATGGTGCTGGTGCTTGCGACGCTCGTGTACGCCAAGTCGTTCGGTCCGGAGCCTGCCCGATACGGTGGCGGGCATGAGCGGCCGCGCACAGTTGATGTGGGATGA
- a CDS encoding helix-turn-helix domain-containing protein: MAAGSERPLNEVKFLTVAEVASVMRVSKMTVYRLVHSGHLPAIRVGRSFRVPEQAVHEYLRESFVGVESA, from the coding sequence ATGGCTGCTGGCAGCGAGAGGCCTCTCAACGAGGTCAAGTTTCTGACCGTGGCGGAAGTCGCCTCGGTCATGCGGGTGTCGAAGATGACCGTGTACCGCTTGGTGCACAGTGGTCATCTGCCGGCGATCCGGGTGGGCAGGTCCTTCCGGGTCCCGGAGCAAGCGGTTCACGAGTATCTCCGCGAGTCCTTTGTGGGGGTGGAGTCGGCCTGA
- a CDS encoding acetoin utilization protein AcuC, which translates to MSGRAQLMWDDAVTGYDFGNSHPMDPVRLALTMGLVRAYGLDGAVDVVAAKPAGDSTLRLVHREDYVAAVRAASADPRAADQNYGLGTMDDPAFAGMHEVSALIAGQSVAAAEAVWRGSTAHAVNFAGGLHHAMPGSASGFCIYNDPALAIARLLELGAERVAYIDVDVHHGDGVQAAFWEDPRVLTVSLHEHPRTLFPQTGWPEETGAGAGEGAAVNVALPAGTGDAGWLRAFHAVVPELLADFRPQVLVTQHGADTHFEDPLAHLAVSLDAQRSVMESCHEFAHEYVADGRWVALGGGGYAVVDVVPRSWTHLVGIAAHAPVDPESVIPASWRDEVYARTRQLGPGRMTDGRTPSWQPWEGGYDPADRLDQAVLATRRAAFPLRGLLA; encoded by the coding sequence ATGAGCGGCCGCGCACAGTTGATGTGGGATGACGCAGTAACGGGATACGACTTCGGGAACAGTCATCCGATGGACCCCGTCAGGCTGGCCCTGACGATGGGTCTGGTGCGGGCGTACGGGCTCGACGGTGCGGTGGATGTGGTGGCTGCCAAGCCGGCCGGGGATTCCACGCTTCGGCTCGTGCACCGCGAGGACTATGTGGCGGCCGTGCGCGCGGCCTCGGCGGACCCCAGGGCGGCCGATCAGAACTACGGGCTCGGGACGATGGACGATCCGGCGTTCGCGGGGATGCACGAGGTGTCGGCGCTGATCGCCGGGCAGTCGGTGGCGGCGGCCGAGGCGGTGTGGCGCGGGTCCACGGCGCATGCGGTGAACTTCGCGGGCGGGCTGCACCATGCGATGCCGGGTAGTGCGTCGGGGTTCTGTATCTACAACGACCCGGCGCTGGCGATTGCCCGGCTGCTGGAGCTGGGTGCGGAGCGGGTCGCGTACATCGATGTGGATGTGCACCACGGTGACGGGGTGCAGGCGGCGTTCTGGGAGGACCCGCGGGTTCTGACGGTGTCGCTGCACGAGCATCCGCGGACGCTCTTTCCGCAGACCGGCTGGCCGGAGGAGACCGGTGCCGGTGCGGGGGAGGGGGCCGCGGTGAATGTGGCGCTGCCTGCCGGTACAGGGGACGCGGGGTGGCTGAGGGCGTTCCATGCGGTGGTGCCGGAGCTGCTGGCGGACTTCCGGCCGCAGGTGCTGGTGACCCAGCACGGCGCCGATACGCACTTCGAGGACCCGCTCGCGCATCTGGCGGTGTCGCTGGACGCGCAGCGGTCGGTCATGGAGTCGTGTCACGAGTTCGCCCATGAGTACGTGGCGGACGGGCGATGGGTGGCGCTCGGCGGCGGGGGGTATGCGGTCGTCGACGTGGTGCCGCGGTCCTGGACGCATCTGGTGGGGATCGCCGCGCATGCGCCGGTGGACCCGGAGTCGGTGATTCCTGCTTCGTGGCGGGACGAGGTCTATGCCCGGACACGGCAGTTGGGGCCGGGCCGGATGACGGATGGGCGTACGCCTTCGTGGCAGCCGTGGGAGGGCGGGTACGACCCGGCGGACCGGCTCGACCAGGCGGTGCTCGCGACCAGGCGGGCGGCGTTCCCGTTGCGCGGGCTGCTGGCCTGA
- a CDS encoding lysophospholipid acyltransferase family protein → MADAKVIPFDDDRSRSGGAPRSARRRSGAGPAVGTAALSALPGQLDAAPVHEAVQRGGEPVEGVQDEVRRGSWDRRIAGGLAFLRRRVTGEYEVDEFGYDKELTDQVLMSMLRPMYEKYFRVEVRGIENIPSDGGALIVANHSGTLPLDGLMLQVAVHDNHPAGRHLRLLAADLVFVLPVVNELARKAGHTLACAEDAERLLRQGEVVGVMPEGFKGIGKPFGERYKLQRFGRGGFVSTALRAGVPIVPCSIVGAEEIYPMIGNAKTLARVLGVPYFPITPTFPWLGPLGAVPLPTKWTIQFGEPIPTEGYPVEAAEDPMLMFNLTDQVREQIQHTLYKLLVQRRSVFF, encoded by the coding sequence ATGGCGGATGCCAAGGTCATTCCGTTCGACGACGACCGTTCGCGGTCGGGTGGCGCGCCGCGGTCGGCGCGGCGGCGGTCCGGGGCGGGTCCCGCGGTGGGCACTGCGGCCCTGAGCGCCCTGCCCGGGCAGTTGGACGCCGCGCCGGTCCATGAGGCGGTCCAGAGGGGCGGGGAGCCCGTGGAGGGTGTGCAGGACGAGGTGCGGCGCGGCAGCTGGGACCGGCGGATCGCGGGTGGGCTCGCGTTTCTTCGTCGGCGGGTCACGGGTGAGTACGAGGTCGACGAGTTCGGGTACGACAAGGAACTCACCGATCAGGTTCTGATGTCGATGCTGCGGCCGATGTACGAGAAGTACTTCCGGGTCGAGGTGCGGGGCATCGAGAACATCCCGTCGGACGGCGGGGCGTTGATCGTGGCCAACCACTCGGGGACGTTGCCGCTGGACGGGCTGATGCTCCAGGTTGCCGTGCACGACAACCATCCGGCGGGCCGGCATCTGCGGCTGCTCGCTGCGGATCTGGTCTTCGTGCTGCCGGTGGTGAACGAGCTGGCCAGGAAGGCCGGGCACACACTGGCCTGCGCGGAGGACGCGGAGCGGCTGCTCAGGCAGGGCGAGGTCGTCGGTGTGATGCCGGAGGGCTTCAAGGGCATCGGGAAGCCGTTCGGCGAGCGGTACAAGCTGCAGCGGTTCGGGCGGGGCGGCTTCGTGTCGACGGCGCTGCGGGCCGGGGTGCCGATTGTGCCGTGCTCGATCGTGGGTGCGGAGGAGATCTATCCAATGATCGGCAACGCGAAAACGCTGGCGCGGGTGCTGGGGGTTCCGTACTTCCCGATCACGCCCACGTTTCCTTGGCTGGGGCCGTTGGGGGCGGTGCCGTTGCCGACGAAGTGGACGATTCAGTTCGGGGAGCCGATTCCCACGGAGGGGTATCCGGTGGAGGCGGCGGAGGATCCGATGCTGATGTTCAACCTGACGGATCAGGTGCGGGAGCAGATTCAGCACACGCTGTACAAGCTGTTGGTGCAGCGGAGGTCGGTGTTCTTCTGA